ATCGACCTCCTCCGCCAACAGTTCGTCCAGGAAGGCGGACTCCCCTTCGCCGACGTCCTATCCGCCAGCGGCCTCGAGGAGGCCCTCCGTGAGATCGAGGCGACCTGGAATGACCGCATCTACGCCCCGTTGGTAACCCTCTGGGTGTTCATCGGACAGGTGCTCAACGCCGACCAGTCCTGCCGCGCCGCCGTCGCGCGGCTGATCGCCCACCGGGTCTCACAGGGGCTCGAGCCGTGCAGCTCCGAGACGGGGGCGTATTGCCAGGCGCGGAAGCGCCTGCCCGAGCGGTTCTTCGCCGCCGTGGCCCGCCTCGTGGGGCGGAACCTGGACGCGCGAGTCGACCCGCAGTGGCTTTGGAAGGGCCGCCGCGTCTGCCTGTTCGACGGCTCGACGGTCTCCATGCCCGACACCCCGGAGAACCGCCGGGAATACCCTCTGGCCTACAACCAAGTGCCCGGGACGAGCTTCGCCCCCGCCCGGATCGGGGCGATCATCTCGCTGTCCTGCGGCGCGATCCTCGACCTGGGCGTCTGCCGCTACGCCGGCAAGGGCCAGGGCGAGGTCAGCCTGCTGCGCCAGCTGTGGGACGTGCTCCGCCCCGGCGACGTGCTGCTGGGCGACCGCCTGATGTCGGGCTGGGTCGGAATGTACCTGCTCAAGCAACGCGGGGTCGACACCGTCAGCCGCCTGTCGGCGCACCGCCGGGCCGACTTCCGCAAGGGGACCCGCCTGGGCAAGGACGATCACGTGGTCGTGTGGAAGAAGCCGTCGTCGATCCGCTCGGTGGACCGGGCGACGTACAACGCGCTGCCCGAGGCGATCACCGTCCGCGAGGTTCGCTTCCGCGTAGTGCAGCCCGGGTTCCGGACGCGGTCGGTCGTCGTCGTGACGACCATCCTGGACCCCGGGCTGGCGAGTGCGGAGGAGCTGGCTTCGCTCTACCGGGCCAGGTGGAACAACGAGTTGGATTTGCGTTCGATCAAAATCACCTTGCAGATGGATGTTTTGCGGTGCAAGACGCCGGAGCTGGTGCGCAAGGAGATCTGGGCCCACGTCCTGGCGTACAACCTGATCCGCACGGTGATGGCACAGGCGGCGACCATCGAAAATGTGGAACCTCGCTCGATCAGCTTCAAAGCGACGCTCCAGGTTCTCGAAGCGTTCCGGCCGCTGATCGCCTACCGGGCGCACAGCGGTGCGGACGACCAAGAGGAACTCTACGAGCAACTGCTCGGGGCCATCGCCGTGCATCGCGTGGCCGACCGGCCCGACCGGTTCGAGCCCCGCATGACCAGGAAGGGGCCGAGAGGGTATGAGGAATTGAAGCGGCCGCGAAGGGAGATCAAACTCCATATGCTCAAACGAGCTAGCAAAATCTAAGTGCCATTCGTCGACCACACCGACGCAGGCTGCGTCGACACGCGATCGAAGCGGGTCAGCGGCCGCGCGGACGATCCTGATTCGACGGGGGAGGAGCCGTGGAGCGTCGCGTCACCAGGACTTCCGGCAGGCGGATCTCCCTCATCCGGGCCGGCCCTCGCGCCGCCAGGCTGTGAAGCAATTGTTCGGCGCCGGTCCGCCCCATGTCCCGCGCCGGCACGCTCACCGCGGTCAGGGGCGTCGGCAACAGCGAGACGGGGAAGACGTCGTTGAAGCAGATGAGGCTGAAGTCCCCGGGGATTTCCAGGCCCAACCCCGCCGCCGCGCCGACGAGCGTCACGGCGATCTGGTGGTCATAGCAGAGCACGACCGTCGCGCGTCGGTCGATCACGGCCTCGCGAAGGAACTCGTCGCCGCTCGCGAAGGGGGCGTCGTGGCGCTCGTCGAGCTCGATCCCGAGCTCCTTCGAGGCGGTCGTCAGAGCGTCGTGGCGCTCGGCGATCGAGTAGTGGGGCAGGGACGTCGCCCGCGCATTGGCATACGCAAGGCGACGGTGGCCGAGCCGGGCCAGATGCTCGACCGCAAGACGAACGCCCATCCGGTCGTCCGCCAGGACCTGCGCCGCGGGGGCGCCCACGGTCTCGTTGACGCACACGTACGGGACGCGGCGGCGGTCCAGTTCCGCGACGATCTCCGGCCGCGGGCTCTGGAGCAGCAGGGCCCCGTCGAAGCGAAAGAACGGGGCCCGACGCCTGCTGCCGGCGCTCAGGTCGAAGAACACTTCGTAGTCGCTGGCGTGGAGGACCTCCAAGACGCCCTCGATCAACGGCTCGTACACGCCCTCCGCGACATGGATCGTGGGCGTGGCGAAGAGGCTGACGACGCGCGAGGTCCGCTGGATCAGGCCCCGCGCCGCCAGGTTCGGCACGTAGCCGAGTTGCTCGGCCACGTCGAGGATCTTCTGGCGAACGGCCGGGGTGGCCGAAAACGACCCTTTCCGGTTGAGGACGCGGCTGACCGTCGAGGGGGCCACCCCGCAAAGCCGGGCGACGTCGGAGAGGGTCGGGGGACGTCCCAACAAGGTTCCTTTCACAAATCGCCACGTCGGCGAGGTGACGACGTCTCCCGGATCGGCGAGCGTTCGCCCCGGGCCCGAGAGCGCCGGCTCCCGGGCATGATGGGTGTTGACAGCGGGATTTGTCAAGTTACACTCGCGTAGGCAATCGTTTGCCCATGCTTCCCTGGCCTCAGGAATGGCGGACGCGACACCCATGCCTTCTCGACCCCTGGTCTCGCGCCGCCGCATCGGCCTCCGTGGCTGGTGGCGCCCGGCGTTCGCACTTCTGACGGCCGCGGCGATGGGCTCCGATGGCCCCGGCCCAGGGGCGGCGCACCCGGGCGACTCGGGCGTCCCGATGGGCATCGAGGCGGTCGATCCCGAGGCCGGGACCTTGTGGCAGGCCGCAAGGGGGCGACTCCTCATCGGCGCGGCGGTCTCGTCGCGGCAATTCGACGATGCCGGGCTGGCGGCGCTGATCGCGGAGCAGTTCGATTGCCTGACCGCCGAGAACGAGTTCAAGCCGATGTCGCTCCAGCCGCGTCCCAACCAGTTCCGCTTCGAGGCGGCCGACCGGATCGTGGAATTCGCGCGGCGGCATGGCATGAAGGTGGTCGGGCACACCCTCTGCTGGCACAGCCAGTCGCCCCGATGGTTGTTCGCTGGCGACGACGGCAAGCCGCTGCCGCGCGACGAGGCGCTGAAAAACCTCGAAGCCCACGTCGCCGCGGTCGTGGGCCGTTACCGGGGTCGGGTCCTCGGCTGGGACGTGGTCAACGAGGCGATCGGCGACGCCCCGAACGCGCACCTCCGCGACACGCCCGCACTCCGAGCCATCGGCGGCGACTACATCGTCAAGGCCTTCCAGTTCGCCCGCGCGGCCGATCCCGACGCCGAGCTGTATTACAACGACTACGGCAACGAGGCCCCCGCGAAGCTCGAGAAGACGCTCCGGCTGGTCCGCGAGCTGAAGGCCGCGGGCGTGCGCCTCGACGCCGTCGGCATCCAGTCCCATTTCGTGCTGGGCGATACCGACGCGACGGACCGCCTGAAGCGGGCCGTCGAGGCTCTCGCCGCCGAGGGCGTGAAGGTCGCCGTCACCGAGCTGGATGTGGACGTCCTGCCGCGCCGCGGCCGGGGCGCGGACGTCGCCGCCCGCGAACAGGGCGGCGCGGATCCCTACACCGAGGGGCTGCCTGCCGAAGTCGCCGAGGCGCAGGCCCGCTTTTACGCCCGGATCTTCCGCGTCGCCGTCGATCACCCCGGCGTGGTGGCCCGCGTCACCTTCTGGGGCACGCACGACGGGACGTCCTGGTTGAATTTCTATCCGGCGGGGCGGCGCACCAATCACCCGCTGCTGTGGGATCGCAAGCTCAAGCCCGCCTTCGAGGCCGTCCTAAAGCTTCTGAACACGCCTTGATCCGGTTCTCCGTCGACTCGCAAGCACCGCCCGGGAGGTCCGCCCATGCCCAGTGTGTGTTTCGCCGGCCTGCTGCCCCTGATCCTGGCGGCGGCTTCCTATCAAGAAGCTGTTCCGAAGTCGGACGGCGCCGTCCCCGCGTCCAGCAACATCCGAGGATCGGAGTTCCCCCGGATCCACCCGGACCGTCGCGTGACGTTCCGGATCAAGGCGCCGGACGCCCAGAAGGTCGTCTTCGGATTCTTCGACGAGCAACGGTATCCCGCGGAGAAGGGCGAGGACGGCGCCTGGACCGCGACCACGAAACCGCAGGCGCCGGGGTTCCACTACTACCGCGTCTTCGTCGACGGCGCGGAGGTCAACGATCCCGGCAGCGAGACGTTCTTCGGGACGGGCAAGATGACGAGCGGCGTTGAGATTCCCGAGGAGGGCGTCGATCACCACCTCCCGAAGGACGTGCCGCACGGCGAGATCCGCGAACGCTGGTACTTCTCCAAGACCACCCAGGGGTGGCGGCGCATTTTCGTCTACACCCCGCCCGGTTACGACGCCGATCGCGAGACGCGGTACCCGGCGCTCTACCTGCAGCACGGCGGCGGCGAGGACGAGCGCGGCTGGCCGAACCAGGGCCGCGTCGGCTTCATCCTCGACAACCTGCTCGCCGGCGGGAAGGCGAGGCCGATGCTGGTGGTGATGGAGCAGGGCTACGCGCGTCGGCCCGGCGACACGGCCCCCTTCCCGGGCCCGCCGCGTCCCGCGACGCCCGGCCAGGCGCCCCCCCCGCGCCCCGACCTGAGCCGGATGTTCGCCACATTCGAGGCGGTGATGGTCGAGGACCTGATCCCCATGATCGACGCGACCTACCGCACCATCCCGGACCGCGAGCACCGGGCGATGGCCGGGCTCTCGATGGGGGGCATGCAGACCTTCCAGATCGGGCTCAATCACCTCGACCTGTTCGCGCACCTGGGGGGCTTCAGCGGCGCGGGCGGGGGATTCGGCGGCGTCCCGTTCGACGCCAAGACGGACCACGGCGGCGTCATGGCCGACGCGTCCGCGTTCAACGCCAGGGTCCGCCTGCTCTGGCTGGGCATCGGCACGACCGAGCCGGAGCGGATGTACGCGAGCGTGAAGGGTTACCACGAGGCGCTCGAGCAGGCCGGCGTCAAGCACGTCTATTACGAGTCGCCGGGCACGTCGCACGAGTGGCTGACGTGGCGCCGCTGCCTGCGCGAGTTCGCCCCGCTCCTGTTCGCCACCGCCGCCCAGCCCGCCGCGGCGGCCCAGACCTCGCCCGAACCCCGGCCCGGCCGGCCGCTGCGCGGCGCCATCGTGCTGAACCCCGACGACGTGCCCGCGGTCCCCGAGCCGCCCGCCGACATCGACGCGCAGAAGGACGTGCCGCACGGCAAGCTGGAGATGATTCCGTACGAATCCAGGTCCGTCGGCGCGACTCGCAAGATGCAGGTCTACACCCCGCCGCGCTACTCGAAGGAGATGAAGTACCCGGTCCTGTATCTGCTCCACGGCATCGGCGGGGACGAGACGGAATGGCAGCGAATCGCCCACCCGGACCTCGTGCTCGACAACCTGATCGCCGATGGGAAGGCCCTGCCCATGATCGTGGTCATGCCCAACGGTCGGGCGCAGAAGAACGACCGGGCGGAAGGGGACGTCTTCGCCTCCGCCCCGGCCTTCGCCGCCTTCGAGCGAGACCTGCTGGAGAGCGTCATCCCCACGATCGAGGCCCGCTACTCCGTGCAGGCGGACCGCGAGCACCGCGCCCTCGCCGGCCTGTCGATGGGCGGCGGCCAGGCCCTGAACTTCGGGCTGGGGAACCTGGACGCCTTCGCCTGGGTCGGCGGGTTCTCGTCCGCCCCGAACACGAGGCCGCCCGCGGAGCTCGTCCCAGAGCCGAAGGCCGCCCGCGAGAAGCTGAGGCTGCTCTGGGTCGCCTGCGGCGACAAGGACGGCCTGCTCCGCATCAGCCAGGGCGTCCACGCCCACCTGAAGGAGCAGGACGTCCCGCACGTCTGGCACGTGGACGGCCACGGGCACGACGCGACCGAGTGGAAGAACAACC
The DNA window shown above is from Paludisphaera mucosa and carries:
- a CDS encoding IS4 family transposase — protein: MFNYAQGRLRHQIDLLRQQFVQEGGLPFADVLSASGLEEALREIEATWNDRIYAPLVTLWVFIGQVLNADQSCRAAVARLIAHRVSQGLEPCSSETGAYCQARKRLPERFFAAVARLVGRNLDARVDPQWLWKGRRVCLFDGSTVSMPDTPENRREYPLAYNQVPGTSFAPARIGAIISLSCGAILDLGVCRYAGKGQGEVSLLRQLWDVLRPGDVLLGDRLMSGWVGMYLLKQRGVDTVSRLSAHRRADFRKGTRLGKDDHVVVWKKPSSIRSVDRATYNALPEAITVREVRFRVVQPGFRTRSVVVVTTILDPGLASAEELASLYRARWNNELDLRSIKITLQMDVLRCKTPELVRKEIWAHVLAYNLIRTVMAQAATIENVEPRSISFKATLQVLEAFRPLIAYRAHSGADDQEELYEQLLGAIAVHRVADRPDRFEPRMTRKGPRGYEELKRPRREIKLHMLKRASKI
- a CDS encoding LacI family DNA-binding transcriptional regulator, which gives rise to MGRPPTLSDVARLCGVAPSTVSRVLNRKGSFSATPAVRQKILDVAEQLGYVPNLAARGLIQRTSRVVSLFATPTIHVAEGVYEPLIEGVLEVLHASDYEVFFDLSAGSRRRAPFFRFDGALLLQSPRPEIVAELDRRRVPYVCVNETVGAPAAQVLADDRMGVRLAVEHLARLGHRRLAYANARATSLPHYSIAERHDALTTASKELGIELDERHDAPFASGDEFLREAVIDRRATVVLCYDHQIAVTLVGAAAGLGLEIPGDFSLICFNDVFPVSLLPTPLTAVSVPARDMGRTGAEQLLHSLAARGPARMREIRLPEVLVTRRSTAPPPSNQDRPRGR
- a CDS encoding endo-1,4-beta-xylanase, with the protein product MPSRPLVSRRRIGLRGWWRPAFALLTAAAMGSDGPGPGAAHPGDSGVPMGIEAVDPEAGTLWQAARGRLLIGAAVSSRQFDDAGLAALIAEQFDCLTAENEFKPMSLQPRPNQFRFEAADRIVEFARRHGMKVVGHTLCWHSQSPRWLFAGDDGKPLPRDEALKNLEAHVAAVVGRYRGRVLGWDVVNEAIGDAPNAHLRDTPALRAIGGDYIVKAFQFARAADPDAELYYNDYGNEAPAKLEKTLRLVRELKAAGVRLDAVGIQSHFVLGDTDATDRLKRAVEALAAEGVKVAVTELDVDVLPRRGRGADVAAREQGGADPYTEGLPAEVAEAQARFYARIFRVAVDHPGVVARVTFWGTHDGTSWLNFYPAGRRTNHPLLWDRKLKPAFEAVLKLLNTP
- a CDS encoding alpha/beta hydrolase-fold protein, which encodes MPSVCFAGLLPLILAAASYQEAVPKSDGAVPASSNIRGSEFPRIHPDRRVTFRIKAPDAQKVVFGFFDEQRYPAEKGEDGAWTATTKPQAPGFHYYRVFVDGAEVNDPGSETFFGTGKMTSGVEIPEEGVDHHLPKDVPHGEIRERWYFSKTTQGWRRIFVYTPPGYDADRETRYPALYLQHGGGEDERGWPNQGRVGFILDNLLAGGKARPMLVVMEQGYARRPGDTAPFPGPPRPATPGQAPPPRPDLSRMFATFEAVMVEDLIPMIDATYRTIPDREHRAMAGLSMGGMQTFQIGLNHLDLFAHLGGFSGAGGGFGGVPFDAKTDHGGVMADASAFNARVRLLWLGIGTTEPERMYASVKGYHEALEQAGVKHVYYESPGTSHEWLTWRRCLREFAPLLFATAAQPAAAAQTSPEPRPGRPLRGAIVLNPDDVPAVPEPPADIDAQKDVPHGKLEMIPYESRSVGATRKMQVYTPPRYSKEMKYPVLYLLHGIGGDETEWQRIAHPDLVLDNLIADGKALPMIVVMPNGRAQKNDRAEGDVFASAPAFAAFERDLLESVIPTIEARYSVQADREHRALAGLSMGGGQALNFGLGNLDAFAWVGGFSSAPNTRPPAELVPEPKAAREKLRLLWVACGDKDGLLRISQGVHAHLKEQDVPHVWHVDGHGHDATEWKNNLYHFAQRIFR